From the genome of Geobacter sp. SVR, one region includes:
- a CDS encoding methyl-accepting chemotaxis protein: protein MAMEQSIVSPLGIGRPHRESRPIAQSSMLEWPRRFTIRTRVIGSFASGAALTTGLGVLGYMSEDKRLFLCAVAYVVVASVFFGWWVAGSIIGPVEKLRLRLHDVAEGEGDLTKRFTQSSNDEISAAAGWFNIFMDKLHAIISQVAGTSSQVAAAAGRLRTASERIAGSSEGILMQASAVAAAAGEVAATSGDIARNCQTATEEARRAALVAHNGAEVVHKSVAVMARISEQVQESTRTVQSLGARSDQIGSIISTIEDIADQTNLLALNAAIEAARAGDQGRGFAVVANEVRALAERALNAAREIDEMLKAIQSDIRDAVSTMGQSIHQVEEGTVETQKSGQALQDIRQQIGTVAALVDLIAAAAEGQTASTSDITDNIRAIVEAAQVTARNARESAASSNLLHDNAGSLQRLIGRFKL from the coding sequence ATGGCAATGGAACAATCGATCGTATCACCATTGGGAATCGGCCGGCCCCATCGGGAGTCCCGCCCGATCGCACAGAGCAGCATGCTCGAATGGCCGCGGAGATTTACCATCAGGACCCGCGTCATCGGCAGTTTCGCCAGCGGAGCCGCTCTGACCACCGGCTTGGGGGTGCTGGGATATATGTCGGAGGACAAACGCCTGTTCCTCTGTGCAGTAGCGTATGTGGTGGTGGCCTCCGTCTTTTTCGGCTGGTGGGTTGCCGGAAGCATCATCGGTCCGGTCGAAAAACTGCGGCTGAGACTTCACGATGTGGCCGAAGGCGAAGGAGATCTCACAAAACGCTTCACCCAGTCCAGTAACGACGAGATCAGCGCTGCCGCAGGCTGGTTCAACATTTTCATGGACAAACTGCACGCCATCATCAGCCAGGTGGCAGGCACATCGTCCCAGGTAGCCGCCGCTGCCGGCCGGCTTCGAACGGCATCGGAGCGGATCGCCGGCAGTTCGGAGGGAATTCTGATGCAGGCCAGTGCCGTAGCCGCGGCAGCCGGCGAAGTGGCTGCAACCTCCGGCGATATTGCCCGCAATTGCCAAACTGCTACGGAGGAGGCGCGCCGCGCGGCGCTGGTGGCCCACAACGGCGCGGAAGTGGTGCACAAGAGCGTGGCCGTCATGGCCAGGATCTCCGAGCAGGTGCAGGAATCAACCAGGACCGTGCAGAGTCTGGGAGCCCGCAGCGACCAGATCGGCAGCATCATCAGCACCATCGAGGATATCGCCGACCAGACCAATCTGCTGGCCCTGAATGCGGCCATCGAAGCGGCCCGGGCCGGCGACCAGGGACGCGGATTCGCCGTGGTGGCCAACGAGGTCAGGGCCCTGGCGGAAAGAGCCCTGAACGCTGCCCGCGAGATCGACGAAATGCTGAAAGCCATCCAGTCCGACATCAGGGATGCCGTCTCAACCATGGGGCAGAGCATCCACCAGGTGGAAGAGGGAACGGTCGAGACGCAAAAATCGGGGCAGGCCCTGCAGGATATCCGGCAGCAGATCGGCACGGTTGCCGCACTGGTTGACCTGATCGCCGCCGCGGCAGAGGGGCAGACTGCTTCCACCAGCGACATCACCGACAACATCCGCGCCATCGTCGAAGCAGCCCAGGTGACTGCCCGCAATGCCAGAGAATCGGCGGCATCGTCCAATCTGCTGCACGACAATGCCGGCAGCTTGCAGCGGCTGATCGGACGATTCAAGCTGTAA
- a CDS encoding ABC transporter permease, which produces MAGDKRHEISRNAMFLQILFKSLKVRKNRVFITFFSIMIGASIITALSSIYFDISAKMSRELRAYGANFFIGPAASQGERSLDSDTIARAIAMVPRDKLTGSSPYLYGVVRLDLGNAVLAGIDFAGLRRLSPYWQVEGKWITVDFDEDACMIGKTLAKKMELKVGDSVNVIRSETGFQKALTVKGIAETGQAEDEQIFVNIHLAEKILGSGGRANHALLSIVTEGTDIDALALGMQKAFPELDAKPIRKISYSEGRILDKIKGLMAIIAVIILTVTTLCVMTTLITVVSERTREIGLMKAIGAHDRDIVLQFLAETLIIGIAGVATGLVAGFVLAQVLGHAVFGSSIAFRLVVLPMTLVPSLLASLLAAALPVRMAVGIVPARVLKED; this is translated from the coding sequence ATGGCAGGCGATAAACGTCATGAAATCAGCAGGAACGCCATGTTTCTGCAGATCCTGTTCAAATCCCTCAAGGTCCGCAAGAACCGCGTGTTCATCACCTTTTTCTCGATCATGATCGGTGCATCCATCATCACCGCCCTGTCGAGCATCTATTTCGACATTTCGGCCAAGATGAGCCGGGAACTGCGTGCCTACGGGGCCAACTTCTTCATCGGTCCGGCCGCCTCGCAGGGAGAGCGGAGCCTGGACAGCGACACCATTGCCCGGGCCATTGCCATGGTTCCCCGGGACAAGCTGACCGGCTCCTCTCCCTACCTGTACGGCGTGGTACGGCTCGACCTGGGCAATGCCGTGCTGGCGGGAATCGACTTTGCCGGCCTGCGGCGCCTTTCCCCCTACTGGCAGGTGGAGGGCAAATGGATCACGGTGGATTTCGACGAGGACGCCTGCATGATCGGCAAAACCCTGGCCAAGAAGATGGAGCTCAAGGTGGGGGATTCGGTCAATGTCATCCGCAGCGAAACCGGCTTCCAGAAGGCGCTTACCGTGAAAGGGATCGCCGAGACCGGCCAGGCCGAGGACGAGCAGATCTTCGTCAACATCCATCTGGCGGAGAAGATCCTGGGGAGCGGCGGACGGGCCAACCACGCCCTGCTGAGCATCGTCACCGAAGGGACCGATATCGACGCCCTGGCCCTGGGGATGCAGAAAGCTTTTCCCGAGCTGGATGCCAAACCGATCCGCAAGATCTCCTACTCCGAGGGGCGCATCTTGGACAAGATCAAAGGGCTGATGGCAATCATCGCCGTGATCATCCTGACCGTCACCACCCTGTGTGTCATGACCACCCTGATCACCGTGGTTTCCGAACGGACCCGCGAGATTGGCCTGATGAAGGCCATTGGCGCCCATGACCGGGACATCGTGCTGCAGTTCCTGGCCGAGACCCTGATCATCGGGATAGCCGGTGTGGCGACCGGGCTGGTGGCCGGCTTTGTCCTGGCCCAGGTGCTGGGTCATGCGGTTTTCGGCTCCTCGATAGCCTTCCGCCTGGTGGTGCTCCCCATGACCCTGGTTCCGTCACTGCTGGCGTCGCTGCTGGCAGCGGCACTGCCGGTGCGCATGGCCGTGGGGATCGTGCCGGCGCGGGTATTGAAGGAAGACTGA
- a CDS encoding Fur family transcriptional regulator, whose translation MKSDIKQKFRDYIVQSRGLKWTRQRNLIVDAFLNCSQDLSVDEFYRHLRTRHKNIGCSTVYRTLKLLAESGIARDIKADDKPIRYEYVAEQE comes from the coding sequence GTGAAATCCGACATCAAACAGAAATTTCGCGACTACATCGTTCAGAGCCGCGGCCTCAAGTGGACCCGGCAGCGGAATCTCATTGTGGATGCCTTCCTCAACTGCAGCCAGGACCTGAGTGTGGACGAATTCTACCGGCACCTGAGGACCAGGCACAAGAACATAGGGTGCAGCACGGTGTACCGCACGCTCAAGCTGCTGGCGGAATCGGGCATCGCGCGGGACATCAAGGCTGACGACAAGCCGATCCGCTATGAGTACGTCGCTGAACAGGAATGA
- a CDS encoding GGDEF domain-containing protein gives MALMHVDEMFVGETAEIVAISETVPEVRQLKNMGLREGKLIELLHFDPLVSRKVMIGVGGTRIGFDVMLAAHITVRPIKAYFEVIRNMAHYDHLTGCLNRHAAGSIIRNEVERFASEGLPLSLLMADIDHFKRINDTFGHDAGDSVLKHFSDIIRQGLRRSDLLCRWGGEEFLILLRGTVADEARRIADRFRERIADAIFHPFEGSGQVTVSFGAATVPPCRGFDRLVAEADRALYCAKRGGRNRVALS, from the coding sequence ATGGCATTGATGCATGTGGATGAGATGTTCGTGGGGGAAACCGCGGAGATCGTCGCCATCAGCGAGACGGTCCCGGAGGTCAGACAGCTGAAAAACATGGGGTTGCGGGAGGGCAAGCTGATCGAGCTGCTGCACTTCGACCCCCTGGTCTCCCGCAAAGTGATGATCGGCGTCGGCGGCACGCGGATCGGCTTCGACGTCATGCTGGCCGCCCATATCACGGTGCGCCCCATCAAGGCATACTTCGAAGTCATCCGCAACATGGCCCACTACGACCACCTGACCGGCTGTCTCAACCGCCACGCCGCCGGCAGCATCATCCGCAACGAAGTGGAGCGTTTCGCCAGCGAGGGGCTGCCGCTCTCCCTGCTGATGGCGGATATCGACCATTTCAAGCGGATCAACGACACCTTCGGCCACGATGCGGGAGACAGCGTCCTGAAGCACTTCAGCGATATCATCCGCCAGGGGCTGCGCCGCTCCGACCTGTTGTGCCGCTGGGGTGGCGAAGAGTTTCTGATACTGCTCAGGGGAACCGTGGCCGATGAGGCCCGGCGTATCGCCGACCGGTTCCGGGAGCGGATCGCGGATGCCATATTCCATCCCTTCGAGGGGAGCGGTCAGGTCACGGTCAGTTTCGGTGCCGCCACGGTACCCCCCTGCCGCGGTTTCGACCGCCTGGTGGCCGAAGCCGACAGGGCGCTCTATTGCGCCAAGCGGGGGGGAAGAAACCGGGTGGCGCTCAGCTGA
- a CDS encoding TlpA disulfide reductase family protein gives MAVFQQPARIMRRAASLLLLVMLLVCAVLSAGCQKEQTWQVGAKAPQISVLDLNDATVKLSDFQGKALVVRFWTTGCKACVEGMPALDRYSKRYADRGLVVIAVNMGSSKEMVEAFAKKLKLSYPVLCDPAQIASKKYNVKSVPTTFFIDRGSIARKMIVGELTEEVFDKTVRELL, from the coding sequence ATGGCTGTTTTTCAACAACCTGCTAGAATCATGCGGCGCGCCGCTTCACTCCTGCTGTTGGTCATGCTCCTAGTATGCGCGGTGCTGAGCGCCGGCTGCCAGAAAGAGCAGACCTGGCAGGTCGGTGCCAAGGCTCCCCAGATCAGCGTGCTCGATCTTAACGATGCCACCGTTAAACTCTCCGACTTCCAAGGCAAAGCCCTGGTGGTCAGGTTCTGGACCACCGGCTGCAAGGCCTGCGTCGAGGGAATGCCGGCTTTGGACAGGTACAGCAAGCGCTATGCGGACAGGGGTTTGGTCGTAATTGCCGTCAATATGGGCAGTTCCAAAGAGATGGTCGAGGCCTTTGCCAAGAAGCTGAAGCTGTCCTATCCGGTGCTGTGCGATCCGGCCCAGATCGCCTCCAAGAAGTACAACGTCAAATCCGTTCCCACTACCTTCTTTATCGACCGTGGCAGCATTGCCAGGAAAATGATCGTGGGAGAGCTGACCGAAGAGGTTTTCGACAAGACCGTGCGCGAACTGCTGTAA
- a CDS encoding ATP-binding cassette domain-containing protein, with protein MEALTFLIWPFLACLLLILIHAWFGIHILERGIIFVDLALAQFIGIGLALSFVVGEQRGLLLSLVFALLGSVVLALSRTAARHVNIEAFIGVLYIFSFSAATLILDRSPHGMEEFKTIMNGNILWVTPHELLSTAALYGCVGLLHFLLRKRFHALSFEGKGGFPTELLFFASFSIVLVKSVRMAGILQVFSFLVIPALIGRLFFRKPSRVLVTGWLVGVLVSMAGIFLSFRLDLPTAPVIVAGLAGLFFALLALRIFLKGKNGIPETPGCDRHSTSPSSHEVSMLEITQLKAGYEDKVVVELPQLTLAPGEHCLLLGASGSGKTTLLCTLAGLLTPLGGTMTLDGTSFGDLRGAALDEFRGRNIGIIYQTLHMAGALTVMQNLLLARYAAGLPQDRAKALYLLEQLGLADKKDDKPETLSQGQQQRVAIARAVINAPRIIVGDEPTSALDDAACETVMGLLLKLAAIDNASLVVATHDQRIKKYFHKQIMVGGDR; from the coding sequence ATGGAAGCGCTCACCTTTCTGATCTGGCCGTTTTTGGCCTGCCTGCTGCTGATCCTGATCCATGCCTGGTTCGGCATCCATATCCTGGAGCGGGGCATCATCTTCGTTGACCTGGCCCTGGCCCAGTTCATCGGGATCGGCCTGGCCCTGTCCTTTGTCGTGGGAGAGCAGCGGGGCCTGCTCCTTTCCCTGGTTTTCGCCCTGCTCGGCTCGGTCGTCCTGGCCCTTTCCCGCACGGCGGCCCGCCATGTGAACATCGAGGCCTTTATCGGGGTGCTCTACATCTTCTCCTTCTCCGCCGCCACCCTGATCCTGGACCGCAGCCCCCACGGCATGGAGGAGTTCAAGACCATCATGAACGGCAATATCCTGTGGGTCACGCCGCATGAACTCCTCTCCACCGCGGCCCTGTACGGCTGCGTCGGCCTGCTGCATTTCCTGCTCAGAAAACGCTTCCATGCCCTATCCTTCGAGGGTAAAGGGGGCTTTCCGACGGAGTTGCTCTTCTTTGCCAGCTTCAGCATCGTGCTGGTGAAATCGGTACGTATGGCCGGCATCCTGCAGGTCTTCTCGTTCCTCGTTATCCCGGCCCTGATCGGCCGGCTCTTTTTCCGAAAACCGTCCCGGGTGCTCGTGACCGGCTGGCTGGTGGGGGTGCTGGTCAGCATGGCCGGGATTTTCCTCTCGTTCAGGCTCGACCTTCCCACGGCCCCGGTCATCGTGGCAGGGCTGGCCGGCCTGTTTTTCGCCCTGCTCGCGCTCAGGATCTTCCTCAAGGGAAAAAACGGCATCCCTGAAACGCCGGGATGCGACCGTCATTCCACATCCCCATCATCTCACGAGGTTTCCATGTTAGAAATCACCCAACTCAAGGCAGGATACGAAGACAAGGTTGTCGTGGAACTGCCGCAGCTCACGCTTGCTCCCGGAGAGCATTGCCTGCTCCTCGGGGCGTCCGGTTCGGGCAAGACCACGCTGCTGTGCACCCTGGCGGGCCTGCTGACCCCGCTCGGCGGAACAATGACCCTGGACGGCACAAGCTTCGGCGACCTGCGGGGAGCGGCCCTGGACGAGTTCCGCGGCAGGAACATCGGCATCATCTACCAGACCCTGCACATGGCCGGTGCCCTGACGGTCATGCAGAACCTGCTGCTGGCCCGCTATGCGGCCGGACTGCCCCAGGACCGGGCCAAGGCCCTGTATCTGCTGGAACAGCTCGGCCTTGCGGACAAGAAGGACGACAAACCCGAGACATTGAGCCAGGGGCAGCAGCAGCGTGTGGCAATCGCGCGGGCCGTTATCAATGCTCCCCGGATCATTGTCGGCGACGAGCCCACCTCGGCCCTGGACGACGCGGCCTGCGAAACCGTGATGGGGCTCCTGCTCAAGCTGGCTGCGATCGACAATGCCAGCCTGGTGGTCGCCACCCACGACCAGCGCATCAAAAAATATTTCCACAAACAGATCATGGTCGGAGGTGACCGATGA
- a CDS encoding TonB-dependent receptor: MRTPVIAAAAVMAVCLCGSFSFAEEDLNSRLNRLDAEVGKQTETIREQQKTIDDLKDRLNEQKPVESHVPEQSGKPTGLFGGSLMTNPYVSLVLDAKGYVSNLKNSELESRGVPGFTTEGRGLHNGFNIDAAELFLFAPVDPYFNLYVNIPINEEGVELEEAYFVTTSLPAGFQIKGGRFKSNTSRLNAQHPHAWDFADIALPYKAFLGSEGLGGENGVQFTWLPPLPVYTLLGIEVLQGDSNSLLFGKDDRWGPHAFSAFAKVSLDTSDNSTLYAGPWVLFGSTNSGSILPADEATGNTFNLRGDSALYGLEAVWKWKSGQQGVTVQGEYLYLVQNGDLTTSDPSGAPVSVERLKRHQDGAYIQALYRYGRWRAGARYDRLELFDDTFRVAGVQQQFSGKPWRATGSLEFNPTEFSTIRAQYTHDRSDPGGRVNNEGILQAIFTIGAHPAHTF; this comes from the coding sequence ATGCGTACGCCTGTCATTGCCGCGGCCGCCGTCATGGCCGTGTGCCTTTGCGGTTCCTTTTCCTTTGCAGAAGAAGACCTGAACTCGCGCCTGAACCGCCTGGATGCGGAAGTGGGCAAGCAGACCGAGACCATCCGCGAACAGCAGAAGACCATCGATGACCTCAAAGACCGCCTGAACGAGCAGAAGCCGGTCGAAAGCCACGTCCCGGAACAGAGCGGCAAGCCCACCGGCCTGTTCGGCGGCTCGCTGATGACCAACCCCTATGTCTCGCTGGTGCTGGACGCCAAGGGCTATGTCTCCAACCTCAAGAACAGCGAACTGGAGAGCCGCGGCGTGCCCGGCTTCACCACCGAGGGGCGGGGCCTGCACAACGGATTCAATATCGATGCCGCCGAGCTGTTCCTCTTTGCCCCGGTGGACCCCTATTTCAACCTCTACGTCAACATCCCGATCAACGAAGAGGGGGTCGAACTGGAAGAGGCCTACTTCGTGACCACCTCCCTGCCGGCCGGCTTCCAGATCAAGGGGGGGCGCTTCAAGAGCAACACCAGCCGCCTGAATGCCCAGCATCCCCATGCCTGGGACTTTGCCGACATCGCCCTGCCCTACAAGGCCTTTCTCGGGTCCGAGGGGCTGGGCGGCGAGAATGGGGTCCAGTTCACCTGGCTGCCCCCCCTGCCGGTCTATACCCTGCTGGGGATCGAGGTCCTGCAGGGGGACAGCAACAGCCTGTTGTTCGGCAAGGACGACCGCTGGGGTCCCCACGCCTTTTCGGCCTTTGCCAAGGTGTCGCTGGACACCTCCGACAATTCCACCCTCTATGCCGGCCCCTGGGTCCTGTTCGGCTCCACCAACAGCGGCTCCATCCTGCCGGCCGATGAAGCAACCGGCAACACCTTTAACCTGCGGGGCGACAGCGCCCTCTACGGCCTGGAGGCGGTCTGGAAGTGGAAGTCCGGCCAGCAGGGGGTGACCGTGCAGGGGGAATACCTCTACCTGGTGCAGAACGGCGACCTGACCACCAGCGACCCCAGCGGTGCCCCGGTCTCCGTTGAGCGCCTCAAGCGCCACCAGGACGGGGCCTACATCCAGGCGCTCTACCGCTACGGCCGCTGGCGGGCCGGGGCGCGCTACGACCGGCTGGAGCTGTTCGACGACACCTTCCGGGTGGCCGGGGTCCAGCAGCAGTTCAGCGGCAAACCGTGGCGCGCCACCGGTAGCCTGGAGTTCAATCCGACCGAATTCAGCACCATCCGGGCCCAGTACACCCACGACCGCTCGGACCCCGGCGGCCGGGTGAACAACGAAGGCATCCTGCAGGCGATCTTCACCATCGGCGCCCATCCGGCCCATACGTTCTGA
- a CDS encoding ABC transporter ATP-binding protein — MAKIVLETRGLTKRFGSVTPLDGIDMQVEVGEWVAIMGPSGSGKTTMLNILSCLDTPSEGEYILDGVATATLSEKERVTVRREKIGLVFQQFHLVPYLTALENVMLAQYYHSMIDRNDAEEVLTRVGLGHRIGHLPSQLSGGEQQRVCIARALINQPAIILADEPTGNLDEANEGIVLDFFKELHAEGRTIVLVTHNPELATFADRVVRLQHGRIARNA, encoded by the coding sequence ATGGCAAAGATAGTCCTGGAGACCAGGGGCCTGACCAAACGGTTCGGCAGCGTCACCCCTCTGGACGGTATCGACATGCAGGTCGAGGTCGGAGAGTGGGTCGCCATCATGGGGCCCTCCGGCTCCGGCAAGACCACCATGCTGAACATCCTCTCCTGCCTCGATACCCCCAGCGAGGGGGAATACATCCTGGATGGGGTCGCCACCGCCACCCTGTCCGAGAAGGAGCGCGTCACGGTGCGGCGGGAAAAGATCGGCCTGGTCTTCCAGCAGTTCCACCTGGTGCCCTACCTGACCGCCCTTGAAAACGTCATGCTGGCCCAGTACTACCACAGCATGATCGACCGCAACGACGCCGAGGAGGTCCTGACGCGGGTCGGCCTGGGACATCGCATCGGCCACCTCCCCTCCCAGCTTTCCGGCGGAGAGCAGCAGCGGGTCTGCATTGCCCGGGCCTTGATCAATCAGCCGGCCATCATCCTGGCCGACGAACCGACCGGAAACCTGGATGAAGCCAACGAAGGCATTGTGCTCGATTTCTTCAAGGAACTGCATGCCGAGGGGCGCACCATCGTGCTGGTTACCCACAACCCCGAACTGGCCACCTTCGCCGACCGGGTTGTCAGGCTGCAACACGGGAGGATTGCCCGCAATGCCTAG
- a CDS encoding ABC transporter permease has translation MNNLSLSFAYLRHKTLSTALTIVTFAAGVAMIVVLLLVNAQLQSDFSNNLKGIDLVVGGKGSPMQLILSSVFYLDIPTGNIPLDEAEKLGKHPLISEAIPLSLGDNYRGFRIVGTTPAYPGHYQARLKPGGRYWHKEMEAVLGAEAAARSGLRPGDSFAGSHGLTSGGEVHAEFPYTVTGILEPTGTVVDRLILTGLESVWHIHEHHHHDEDHDEDHDEHHAEEAHHHDDDHDHHDADEHEGKREITSLLVSYNSPLAAAELPRMINGTTSMQAASPAFEVARLTSFMGTGTETLTFFAWFLIALAGLGIFAGLYNAMNERRYDLALMRGFGAKPGKLFALMMTESLAVSLISAAVGLVAGHLLVGGIAAWLEHTKHLHMTGRLFLAEEAWLLPLCLVVGAAAALLPAVQVYRIDIFKTLVQR, from the coding sequence ATGAACAATCTGAGCCTGAGTTTCGCCTATCTGCGCCACAAGACGCTGAGCACCGCCCTCACCATCGTCACCTTTGCCGCCGGCGTGGCCATGATCGTGGTCCTGCTGCTGGTTAATGCCCAGCTCCAGTCCGATTTTTCCAACAACCTGAAAGGGATCGACCTGGTGGTGGGGGGCAAGGGCAGCCCCATGCAGCTCATCCTTTCCAGCGTGTTTTACCTGGACATTCCCACCGGCAACATTCCGCTGGACGAGGCGGAAAAGCTGGGCAAACACCCGCTCATCAGTGAGGCCATTCCCCTCTCTCTGGGGGACAACTACCGCGGCTTCCGCATCGTCGGCACCACCCCGGCCTATCCCGGTCATTACCAGGCCAGGCTGAAACCGGGGGGACGCTACTGGCACAAGGAGATGGAAGCCGTGCTGGGTGCCGAAGCCGCCGCCAGAAGCGGGCTCAGGCCCGGCGACTCCTTTGCCGGTTCCCACGGCCTGACCTCCGGCGGCGAGGTGCATGCGGAGTTTCCCTACACCGTGACCGGCATCCTCGAACCGACCGGCACCGTAGTGGACCGGCTGATCCTGACCGGCCTGGAGAGCGTCTGGCATATCCACGAGCACCATCACCACGACGAAGACCACGATGAGGACCATGACGAGCATCATGCGGAGGAGGCGCACCACCATGACGACGACCACGACCACCACGATGCGGATGAACACGAAGGCAAGCGTGAAATCACCTCCCTGCTGGTTTCCTACAATTCGCCGCTTGCAGCGGCGGAGCTTCCCCGCATGATCAACGGAACCACCTCGATGCAAGCGGCCAGCCCGGCCTTCGAGGTGGCGCGCCTGACCTCGTTCATGGGGACCGGCACGGAAACGCTCACCTTCTTTGCCTGGTTCCTGATCGCACTGGCCGGCCTCGGCATTTTTGCCGGGCTGTACAACGCCATGAACGAGCGGCGCTACGACCTGGCCCTGATGCGCGGTTTCGGCGCCAAACCGGGAAAACTGTTCGCCCTGATGATGACCGAGAGCCTGGCCGTTTCGTTGATCAGCGCGGCTGTCGGGCTCGTGGCAGGTCATCTGCTGGTGGGGGGTATCGCCGCCTGGCTGGAGCACACCAAACACCTGCACATGACGGGCCGGCTGTTCCTGGCCGAGGAGGCCTGGCTGCTCCCCCTGTGCCTGGTGGTGGGCGCTGCCGCGGCCCTGTTGCCGGCGGTGCAGGTCTACCGGATCGACATTTTCAAGACATTGGTACAACGCTGA
- a CDS encoding metal ABC transporter substrate-binding protein has translation MRNTMLAFTVLLSLTLASPAFAKLNVVATLPWIGSLAQEIGGNKVAVTTLVKPSQDPHFLEAKPSMILAARRADIVMYQGLDLEIGYLPIIIEQSRNPLIMPGRPGNLDCSRFVNVIEKHAVVERSMGDIHPLGNPHYNFSPVNVLRVAEGMTTVLAGLDRANAEAYRSNFKAFAARFEEKRKQWNRPDLKGKRYVAYHHYFEYLAADYGFGIAAYVEPKPGIPPSAAHIEKLVSDMRSSKPDGILVTPSYGLKEAEALSAKTGVKVIVLPQDVGAVKGSDTWFAFMDTVLAALR, from the coding sequence ATGCGAAACACAATGCTTGCATTCACCGTCCTGCTGTCACTGACACTGGCCTCCCCCGCCTTTGCCAAGCTCAACGTGGTCGCCACCCTGCCCTGGATCGGCAGCCTGGCACAGGAGATCGGCGGGAACAAGGTCGCGGTCACCACCCTGGTCAAACCCAGCCAGGACCCGCACTTTCTGGAGGCAAAACCGAGCATGATCCTGGCCGCCCGCAGGGCCGATATTGTCATGTACCAGGGGCTGGACCTGGAGATCGGCTATCTTCCCATCATTATCGAACAATCCCGGAATCCGCTGATCATGCCGGGCCGGCCGGGCAACCTGGACTGCTCCCGGTTCGTCAACGTGATCGAAAAGCATGCGGTGGTGGAGCGGAGCATGGGGGACATCCATCCGCTCGGCAACCCCCATTACAACTTTTCTCCCGTCAATGTGCTGCGCGTGGCGGAGGGCATGACCACCGTCCTGGCCGGCCTGGACCGGGCCAATGCGGAGGCGTACCGCTCCAATTTCAAGGCCTTTGCCGCCAGGTTCGAGGAAAAACGCAAACAGTGGAACCGCCCTGACCTGAAAGGGAAGCGCTACGTGGCCTATCACCATTACTTCGAGTACCTGGCAGCGGACTACGGCTTCGGGATTGCGGCATATGTGGAGCCGAAACCGGGCATTCCCCCCTCGGCGGCCCATATCGAAAAGCTGGTCAGCGACATGCGGAGCAGCAAACCGGACGGCATTCTGGTCACCCCTTCCTACGGCCTGAAGGAAGCCGAGGCCCTGTCCGCCAAAACAGGGGTAAAGGTGATCGTGCTGCCCCAGGATGTGGGTGCCGTGAAGGGGAGCGACACCTGGTTCGCCTTCATGGATACGGTGCTGGCGGCCCTGCGGTAA
- a CDS encoding HD-GYP domain-containing protein, giving the protein MSPLLQTCIPLPSSGRNPVAHTGCSEPCLAGCLNLHQFAEALGNAVDAKDPQLFNHSHDVAETGRILAGAMGLDPTEVELVHIAGHLHDIGKIGIPDVVLQKQGALDRNEWCWMKRHPEIGAEIVRPVAPFNTPGGVADIILGHHEQYDGSGYPQGLRKEHIPLGARIVAVADTLSALLRDRPYRRGCSFEQALAEIRRCSGSQFDPAVIGMLGRRRDEIREILAAPEAFLARRFSERILGAASAAA; this is encoded by the coding sequence ATGTCACCTCTTCTGCAAACCTGCATCCCGCTGCCGTCATCCGGACGTAACCCCGTTGCCCACACCGGTTGTTCCGAACCGTGCCTGGCGGGTTGTCTTAACCTGCACCAGTTCGCGGAGGCGCTGGGGAATGCGGTCGATGCCAAAGATCCGCAGCTGTTCAATCATTCCCATGACGTGGCCGAAACCGGGCGCATCCTGGCCGGCGCCATGGGGCTCGATCCGACGGAAGTGGAGCTGGTCCACATCGCCGGGCACCTCCACGATATCGGCAAGATAGGGATTCCGGATGTGGTGCTGCAAAAGCAGGGGGCCCTGGACAGGAACGAGTGGTGCTGGATGAAACGCCACCCGGAGATCGGAGCGGAGATAGTGCGTCCGGTGGCTCCTTTCAATACTCCGGGAGGGGTGGCTGACATCATACTCGGGCATCACGAGCAGTACGACGGCAGCGGCTATCCGCAGGGCCTGCGGAAAGAACACATTCCGCTGGGGGCAAGGATCGTGGCAGTGGCAGACACCCTGTCGGCGCTGCTGCGCGACCGCCCCTACCGCCGGGGCTGTTCCTTCGAACAGGCCCTGGCCGAGATCAGGCGCTGTTCCGGTTCACAGTTCGATCCGGCGGTCATCGGCATGCTGGGCAGGCGGCGCGATGAAATACGGGAAATACTTGCGGCTCCGGAAGCCTTTCTGGCGCGGAGGTTTTCGGAACGGATTCTCGGCGCGGCGAGCGCGGCAGCGTAA